The Osmerus eperlanus chromosome 22, fOsmEpe2.1, whole genome shotgun sequence genome window below encodes:
- the cdkn2d gene encoding cyclin-dependent kinase 4 inhibitor D, with protein MSLCYREKRQPSTMVLSQYDAGRSLTTAAARGDTSEVRRMLEECRVHPDTVNEFDKTALQVMMMGNVTIANLLLEHGADPNIQDRQGVTPAHDAARTGFLDTLRVLVEFGASVNTPDQSGALPIHIAIREGFLDVVEFLAPRSNLKHTNTSGRTALDVARESCTADVVELLERQLESCGFQSYSPPTPPIGVVGCSVSVGQESDFQPLPPSTQPTLLSTQPTLLSSQPTLLSSQPNPLSTQSNPLSTQPNPLSSQPNPLSTQSNPLSTQPNPLSSQPNPLSTQPTFNPTQPTLLSTQPTPLNPTHSPLNPGNLNLLL; from the exons ATGTCCCTTTGTTACAGGGAGAAAAGACAGCCATCCACAATGGTCCTCAGTCAGTATGATGCGGGCAGGAGTTTGACGACTGCGGCAGCAAGGGGGGACACGAGTGAGGTCCGAAGGATGCTGGAGGAATGCAGAGTGCACCCCGATACTGTCAATGAATTTGACAAGACCGCTTTACAG gtgatgatgatgggcAACGTCACCATTGCCAATTTACTACTGGAGCACGGAGCAGACCCAAACATTCAGGACCGCCAAGGAGTGACACCAGCGCATGACGCGGCGCGCACCGGATTTCTGGACACGCTCCGAGTCTTGGTGGAGTTCGGTGCCTCCGTCAATACACCAGATCAGAGTGGTGCCCTGCCCATCCACATAGCCATTCGAGAAGGCTTCCTGGATGTGGTGGAGTTCCTGGCTCCACGCTCCAAcctcaaacacaccaacaccagcGGACGCACTGCGTTGGATGTGGCGCGAGAATCGTGTACAGCCGACGTTGTGGAACTGCTGGAAAGGCAGTTGGAATCCTGTGGCTTTCAGTCTTACTCCCCACCAACACCTCCTATAGGGGTAGTAGGCTGTAGTGTTTCTGTGGGACAGGAGTCGGACTTCCAACCCCTGCCCCCATCCACCCAACCCACTCTCCTCTCAACCcaacccactctcctctcctctcaacccactctcctctcctcccaaccCAACCCACTCTCAACCCAATCCAACCCACTCTCAACCCAACCCAACCCACTCTCCTCCCAACCCAACCCACTCTCAACCCAATCCAACCCACTCTCAACCCAACCCAACCCACTCTCCTCTCAACCCAACCCACTTTCAACCCAACCCACTTTCAACCCAACCCAACCCACTCTCCTCTCAACCCAACCCACTCCTCTCAACCCAACCCACTCTCCTCTCAACCCTGGTAACTTGAATTTATTGCTGTGA